The sequence CATTGAAAATTAGTTTTGGAATTTATTTGTCTACTGGAATTTATTATTTGGATTTTTCTTCCCCATCTCTCACCGCTCATTTCTATCTTCACACCACCGCTTTGGTAATGTAGTTGGAATTCATAATGGCCAGAATGCCCATGTAGGTAAGGCCAAACGACACGATGTCGCCTACTTTGTAGCCTTTTTCATTTTTATCAAGATCTAATACAATCATGTCGGAGCTGGCGCCTGAAAATTCGTGCGTTTCATCATCGGGTATCAGATTACTCAGATCGATGTCGAGCAATCCGATGTCGAGAATGGCACGATAGGAAGATTTTCCGTAATCGGATTCGTTAATTTCCGGTGTTTCGCCGGCAACATTAAGCCCCATCTCACCAATGGGCACCTTCGGCTTTTTGTAAAGCTCTATGATTTCGGCATGCAATTTAAAGACATCCTTGTGCATGCCCGGTATGGTAGTTTCCTCAAACAGATCGACTCCGCGAAAAAGTGTTTCGCCAATGCGCATGTGGTTGACGCCCTTCGGGATGAGTTTTTTAAATAACAACGGAATGGTAACCGAGGAGCCGCCGGAAACCCATTCGATTTTTTTATCAAACTTAGCTTCTATCAATTGTTCGTAAAGACTAAGTTGTATCAGTTTGTCGTGCGTG comes from Bacteroidales bacterium and encodes:
- a CDS encoding alanine/ornithine racemase family PLP-dependent enzyme; this translates as MAHIELNRKNLRENYTFLNKMFKKHKIEWGVVTKVLCGNKLFIKEVLDLGVREAHDSRISNLKALKSIDPGVQTVYIKPPAKRAIPSLVKYADVSFNTSFATIKMISDEAGRQNKLHKIIIMVEMGDLREGVLGDNLMNFYSRVFELPNIEIIGIGANLNCLNGVMPTHDKLIQLSLYEQLIEAKFDKKIEWVSGGSSVTIPLLFKKLIPKGVNHMRIGETLFRGVDLFEETTIPGMHKDVFKLHAEIIELYKKPKVPIGEMGLNVAGETPEINESDYGKSSYRAILDIGLLDIDLSNLIPDDETHEFSGASSDMIVLDLDKNEKGYKVGDIVSFGLTYMGILAIMNSNYITKAVV